One window of the Triticum dicoccoides isolate Atlit2015 ecotype Zavitan chromosome 3B, WEW_v2.0, whole genome shotgun sequence genome contains the following:
- the LOC119279088 gene encoding uncharacterized protein LOC119279088: MPDSSGATVLDDLPECLVADEILVRLPPKDVLRCRAVQKSWCAATSTDKFILDNHRRQPSLPIIQRHKEGISRFAAAGDHKLWPVIRYTRRHTTSNFSTIHHPPAYFVLPVGSDQPRCVHWLTVLEIFPATRSSDHPPVHHRGGLHWALGLGITVFDTVTETFRQMSRPAQLPGDMVSLFDLGGDLALRRTSGDCVTLDLWVLQDYDAETWAFRYRIDLRVMEASPPLNLSVKHDPIMAVVNGRELLIQHGPYRLLHCGIDGVFLGNVESKDNANILSQFAKPLTLTRHRLQESMISLPLFEKQEEDAEHEKKPPFTILL, translated from the exons ATGCCGGACAGCAGCGGCGCCACCGTGCTGGACGACCTCCCCGAGTGTCTCGTCGCCGACGAGATCCTGGTCCGGCTGCCCCCCAAGGACGTGCTCCGCTGCCGCGCCGTCCAAAAGTCGTGGTGCGCCGCCACTTCCACCGACAAGTTCATCCTCGACAACCACCGCCGCCAGCCGTCGCTCCCCATCATCCAGCGCCACAAAGAGGGCATCTCCCGTTTCGCCGCCGCCGGAGATCACAAGCTATGGCCCGTCATCCGGTACACCCGCCGCCATACAACTTCCAACTTCTCCACCATACACCAC CCGCCTGCTTACTTCGTCCTCCCGGTGGGATCGGACCAGCCAAGATGCGTCCACTGGCTGACAGTTTTAGAGATTTTTCCGGCTACCCGGTCCTCTGACCATCCACCAGTCCACCATCGTGGTGGCCTGCACTGGGCACTGGGCCTCGGCATAACGGTGTTCGACACCGTGACCGAGACATTCCGGCAGATGAGCCGCCCGGCACAGTTGCCGGGTGACATGGTGTCATTGTTCGATCTTGGTGGCGACCTTGCTCTGCGCCGCACGTCCGGTGACTGCGTCACTCTAGACCTGTGGGTGCTGCAGGACTATGATGCCGAGACGTGGGCATTTCGATACCGGATTGACTTGCGGGTGATGGAGGCATCACCGCCGCTTAATTTGAGTGTGAAGCATGACCCTATCATGGCTGTGGTCAATGGCCGTGAGCTGTTGATCCAGCATGGTCCTTACCGTCTATTGCACTGTGGCATTGATGGTGTGTTTTTAGGAAATGTGGAAAGCAAAGACAATGCAAACATTTTGAGTCAGTTTGCAAAACCTTTGACACTCACTAGGCATCGCCTCcaagagagcatgatttcgcttccgTTGTTTGAGAAGCAAGAAGAAGATGCCGAGCACGAGAAGAAGCCTCCGTTCACCATACTTCTATAA